In Paenibacillus sonchi, a single genomic region encodes these proteins:
- the ylqF gene encoding ribosome biogenesis GTPase YlqF, whose amino-acid sequence MAIQWFPGHMTKARRQIEDKLKLIDVCIELLDSRLPLSSRNPMIDDILRDKPRLIILNKADLADPEATRKWLAFFKAEGHVAHPVDAATGTGIKEIPEQVKLLLKDKIDRQIAKGMNPRPSRALIVGIPNVGKSTLINRMAGKNIAATGDRPGVTKGQQWIKTGGNLELLDTPGILWPKFEDQEVGYRLAVTGAIKEEILNIEDIAFFAVKYLVKDYGASFQERFGIEQLPEDLDNPDEIVAVMEAVGRKRGCLISGGRVDLEKASRILLHDLRAGKLGRFTLETP is encoded by the coding sequence ATGGCCATTCAATGGTTTCCTGGTCATATGACGAAGGCCAGGCGGCAAATCGAGGATAAGCTGAAGCTGATTGATGTGTGTATAGAACTGCTCGATTCCCGTCTGCCGCTTTCCAGCCGCAATCCGATGATTGACGATATTCTGCGGGACAAGCCAAGGCTGATTATTCTGAACAAGGCGGACTTGGCAGATCCTGAGGCTACACGGAAATGGCTGGCCTTTTTCAAAGCGGAGGGCCATGTTGCCCATCCGGTAGATGCGGCTACAGGCACAGGCATCAAAGAGATTCCCGAGCAGGTGAAGCTGCTGCTAAAGGACAAAATTGACCGGCAGATTGCCAAAGGTATGAACCCGCGGCCGAGCCGGGCGCTGATCGTTGGGATTCCCAATGTGGGCAAATCTACGCTCATCAACCGTATGGCGGGCAAAAATATCGCTGCTACCGGTGACCGTCCGGGTGTTACCAAAGGACAGCAATGGATTAAGACCGGCGGAAATCTGGAGCTTCTGGACACCCCGGGGATTCTGTGGCCCAAATTCGAGGATCAGGAAGTGGGCTACCGTCTGGCGGTAACCGGCGCGATCAAAGAGGAAATCCTGAACATTGAGGATATCGCTTTTTTTGCGGTAAAATACCTGGTCAAGGATTACGGCGCAAGTTTCCAGGAACGGTTCGGAATCGAGCAGCTCCCTGAAGATTTGGACAATCCGGACGAAATTGTGGCGGTTATGGAAGCTGTAGGGCGTAAACGCGGTTGTCTGATCAGCGGCGGGCGGGTAGATCTGGAGAAGGCTTCGCGGATTCTGCTGCATGACCTGCGGGCAGGCAAACTGGGTCGTTTTACGCTTGAGACACCTTAA
- the lepB gene encoding signal peptidase I, which yields MQQDLQQGQGEVVEPDGKNPRKPKNEVLEWIKAIAIALVLVILIRWLLFKPFIVDGPSMQPNFHTGERVIVNEILYDIRSPQRGEVIVFHVPSEGRDFIKRVIGVAGDTVKVEGDVVTVNGQPVNESYIQGAIDEAHKNNALYNNKNFPNENFTDGTVPEGHVFVMGDNRSDSTDSRMIGYVPLGDIVGRADLIFWPVKDISVINH from the coding sequence ATGCAGCAGGATTTACAGCAGGGACAAGGTGAGGTTGTTGAGCCTGACGGCAAGAATCCCCGCAAGCCCAAAAATGAAGTGCTGGAATGGATTAAGGCCATTGCCATTGCTTTGGTTCTGGTGATTTTGATTCGTTGGCTTTTGTTCAAGCCGTTTATTGTGGATGGACCTTCCATGCAGCCTAATTTTCATACCGGTGAGCGTGTGATCGTCAATGAAATCTTATATGACATCCGTTCGCCTCAGCGGGGTGAGGTTATTGTGTTCCATGTGCCTTCTGAAGGAAGAGACTTCATTAAGCGTGTAATCGGTGTGGCTGGAGATACTGTGAAGGTTGAAGGCGATGTCGTTACTGTGAACGGCCAGCCGGTGAATGAAAGTTATATTCAAGGCGCGATTGACGAGGCGCACAAGAACAACGCATTGTATAACAACAAGAATTTCCCCAATGAAAACTTTACGGATGGAACCGTGCCGGAAGGGCATGTCTTTGTAATGGGAGACAACCGTTCGGACAGCACCGACAGCCGGATGATCGGGTATGTGCCGCTGGGTGATATTGTCGGCCGTGCGGATCTGATCTTTTGGCCGGTAAAGGATATTTCAGTGATTAACCATTAA